The Coccidioides posadasii str. Silveira chromosome 3, complete sequence genome contains a region encoding:
- a CDS encoding uncharacterized protein (EggNog:ENOG410PJ32~COG:O~BUSCO:3092at33183) translates to MQSLPSNQAESKSRDASPEVIQPRNENNNHDAPENVNDLESVSVRVTESGLPFPQFELSPPWPSSSSESLQSSRSHDGYLSRRQSGILSNSTRSGIYHALQQNDEPRSMLAGASWDESSAMTTLLQSRIATDGDDLIGDGNLGLTVENERWIDNGQSLPADDGMRILRQRIHAIREGGASNAEKAQQIHAIMTESYRSSLGVSGSPQPMLQRGATIQPHDRPWTPLSPRSKHSSDQFTLTPASTSSITSYTSGNPYYLSMDDLTPTYYPGTATLAQPYDHDDFVLSALAAGNLLDEEAQQILGCKHYRRNVKLQCFTCKRWYTCRFCHDDIEDHTLIRRKTENMLCMMCQTPQQANQWCKSCGTQAACYYCGICKLWDNDASKSIYHCHDCGICRRGEGLGKDFFHCKTCSVCLPIKIETSHRCIERATQCDCPICGEYMFTSPDPVIFMKCGHSIHQKCFDKYSKTSYRCPICNKTVANMEAHFRNLDRTIGSQPMPAEFRNTKAVINCNDCHAKSVVQYHWLGLKCDTCDSYNTSQIRLFSTNNDQNDEPVSRQGSGIPISIPRTPNDLSVENRTVARSIPTADGSSDALGSIIGSGSRAIPALPQSYNARSVSPTVSNYFGLSRRRGSIWTTISQPEVIHSDSENDERGSFWPVSALKRATLGFLGSREYDSEEEKDDDEEQDDYEDEDPANDQEEELEDGEDDEDIDDIIDIFGHR, encoded by the exons ATGCAATCCTTGCCCTCGAACCAGGCCGAATCCAAGTCGCGGGACGCCAGCCCCGAAGTTATCCAGCCTCGAAACGAGAATAACAACCATGATGCACCAGAAAACGTAAACGACCTGGAGTCGGTTTCCGTGCGGGTCACAGAATCGGGATTGCCGTTTCCCCAATTTGAACTATCACCGCCTTGGCCTTCCTCCAGTTCCGAATCGCTCCAATCTTCTAGAAGCCATGATGGGTACCTAAGCCGGCGACAATCGGGAATACTATCAAATAGTACGAGAAGCGGCATTTATCATGCATTGCAGCAGAATGATGAGCCCCGATCAATGCTGGCCGGGGCGTCGTGGGACGAAAGCTCCGCCATGACTACGTTGCTGCAGAGCCGAATCGCGACCGATGGTGATGACCTCATTGGAGATGGCAATCTAGGCCTGACCGTTGAAAACGAACGTTGGATTGACAATGGCCAGTCTCTCCCTGCCGACGACGGCATGCGCATCCTCAGACAACGTATCCACGCGATTCGGGAAGGCGGTGCATCCAACGCCGAAAAGGCTCAGCAAATACATGCGATCATGACCGAGAGCTACCGTTCCTCGCTCGGGGTTTCTGGATCTCCCCAGCCCATGCTGCAGCGTGGAGCTACTATTCAACCTCATGATAGGCCTTGGACTCCGTTATCGCCGCGGAGTAAACACTCGTCTGACCAGTTTACCCTTACCCCAGCTTCCACTTCCTCAATCACCTCTTATACTTCTGGTAATCCTTATTATCTCTCGATGGATGACCTTACCCCGACATATTATCCCGGTACCGCAACATTAGCCCAACCCTACGATCATGACGACTTTGTTCTTTCTGCCTTGGCAGCAGGAAATTTGCTGGATGAGGAAGCACAACAGATATTGGGATGCAAGCATTACAGGAGAAATGTCAAACTCCAATGCTTTACATGCAAAAGGTGGTATACATGCAGGTTCTGTCATGATGATATCGAGGATCATACCCTCATTCGACGAAAGACAGAGAATATGCTATGCATGATGTGCCAAACACCTCAACAAGCTAACCAGTGGTGTAAATCGTGTGGCACCCAAGCCGCCTGTTATTATTGCGGAATTTGCAAACTTTGGGACAACGATGCTTCGAAGAGTATATACCACTGCCACGACTGCGGGATCTGTCGTCGCGGGGAAGGACTTGGGAAAGATTTTTTCCACTGCAAG ACATGTAGTGTATGTTTACCCATTAAGATCGAAACCAGCCATCGATGCATTGAGCGCGCTACCCAATGCGACTGTCCTATATGCGGCGAATACATGTTCACCTCTCCTGACCCAGTCATATTCATGAAATGCGGGCATAGCATTCACCAAAAATGCTTTGATAAATACTCCAAGACATCATACCGTTGTCCAATCTGTAACAAAACTGTCGCGAACATGGAAGCCCATTTTAGAAATCTCGACCGCACGATAGGGAGCCAGCCGATGCCTGCAGAGTTTAGAAATACCAAAGCTGTCATAAATTGCAACGATTGCCATGCAAAGAGCGTTGTGCAATACCACTGGCTGGGTCTGAAATGCGATAC ATGCGATTCCTACAATACGTCCCAAATTCGATTGTTTTCCACAAATAACGACCAAAACGATGAACCTGTCTCCCGACAGGGTAGCGGTATACCGATATCTATACCCAGAACACCAAACGACTTATCTGTTGAAAATAGAACCGTAGCTCGATCGATACCGACAGCAGATGGGTCATCAGATGCTCTAGGCTCGATAATAGGATCAGGAAGCCGGGCGATTCCTGCATTGCCGCAGAGCTATAATGCACGATCCGTATCCCCGACTGTTAGTAACTATTTTGGCCTTAGTCGACGACGAGGATCAATATGGACAACGATTTCGCAACCCGAGGTGATACATTCAGACAGCGAAAATGACGAAAGAGGTAGTTTCTGGCCCGTCTCTGCGCTTAAAAGAGCGACGCTAGGCTT